The following coding sequences lie in one Pelecanus crispus isolate bPelCri1 chromosome 27, bPelCri1.pri, whole genome shotgun sequence genomic window:
- the TMED1 gene encoding transmembrane emp24 domain-containing protein 1: MAARWLWLLALWAGPAAAPPPPDAEVTFVLPAGRRECFYQGAPGNASLEAEYQVIGGAGLDVDFSLESPSGLLLVSEYRRSDGAHTVEPTEAGDYKLCFDNSFSTISEKLVFFELIFDSAQEEEEEEEEDEGDGWVEAAEPEDTLDVKIEDIKESIETMKSRLERSIQMQTLLRAFEARDRNLQESNLGRVNFWSAVNLGVLVVVAFLQVYMLKSLFEDKRTVRT, from the exons ATGGCGGCGCggtggctgtggctgctggcgCTctgggccgggcccgccgccgccccgccgccgcccgacgCCGAAGTGACGTTCGTgctgcccgccggccgccgcgaGTGCTTCTACCAGGGCGCGCCCGGGAACGCCTCCCTGGAGGCCGAGTACCAG GTGAtcgggggggccgggctggaCGTCGACTTCTCCCTGGAGAGTCCctcggggctgctgctggtcaGCGAGTACCGGCGCTCCGACGGGGCGCACAC cGTGGAGCCCACCGAGGCCGGCGACTACAAGCTCTGCTTCGACAACTCCTTCAGCACCATCTCGGAGAAGCTGGTGTTCTTCGAGCTCATCTTCGACAGcgcccaggaggaggaggaggaggaagaggaggacgAAGGCGACGGCTGGGTGGAGGCGGCGGAGCCCGAGGACACGCTGGACGTCAAGATCGAGGACATCAAG gAATCCATCGAGACCATGAAGAGCCGCCTGGAGCGGAGCATCCAGATGCAGACGCTGCTTCGAGCCTTCGAAGCCCGAGACCGTAACCTGCAGGAGAGCAACCTGGGCCGGGTGAACTTCTGGTCGGCCGTGAACTTGGgcgtgctggtggtggtggctttCCTCCAGGTCTACATGCTGAAGAGCCTCTTCGAGGACAAGAGGACGGTGCGGACATAA
- the C27H19orf38 gene encoding protein HIDE1, with protein sequence MRLEFLFLVAGAMAAPKLLPSPLGLLSQEDGAPPKISCFAPQSYTGSTFELFAVGAGVPVQSISAKPDQHKVDFTLGGATPASRCYQCRYRSSNGSAWQMSAFSMEIMVNASGDAGCHLPTAAVTGHPVPTSSTLRQGRSWLLPVAVSMAGLVLLLVVAVAVAAWRVEARRQRAKRQQASCWTETRYPTTELSYDNCAYAVGVNTEVGAGGTTGTSPASPQRDPRLSPPTVPHFSTFRSLA encoded by the exons atgaggctGGAGTTTCTCTTCCTCGTGGCGG GAGCCATGGCAGCGCCGAAGCTGCTCCCGTCGCCGCTCGGGCTCCTCTCGCAAGAGGACGGGGCTCCCCCGAAAATCAGCTGCTTCGCCCCACAGAGCTACACCGGCAGCACCTTCGAGCTCTTCGCGGTGGGTGCCGGCGTCCCCGTGCAGAGCATCTCCGCCAAACCGGACCAGCACAAGGTTGATTTCACCCTGGGTGGAGCCACCCCGGCCTCCCGGTGCTACCAGTGCCGGTACCGGAGCTCTAATGGCAGCGCCTGGCAGATGTCGGCATTCAGCATGGAGATCATGGTGAACG CTTCGGGTGATGCCGGCTGTCATCTCCCCACTGCCGCCGTGACCGGCCATCCCGTGCCCACCTCCAGCACTCTGCGGCAAG GTCGCTCCTGGCTTCTCCCGGTTGCCGTCAGCATGGCCggcctggtgctgctgctggtggtggcggtggcggtggcggccTGGCGAG TCGAGGCCAGGAGACAGCGGGCAAAGAG GCAACAGGCGTCGTGCTGGACGGAAACGCGGTACCCCACCACGG AGCTTTCCTATGACAACTGCGCCTACGCCGTCGGTGTG AACACAGAGGTGGGAGCCGGCGGCACCACCGGCACGTCCCCGGCGTCCCCGCAGAGAGACCCCCGGCTGTCCCCCCCCACTGTACCCCACTTCAGCACCTTCCGGTCCTTGGCGTGA